The following are encoded in a window of Manihot esculenta cultivar AM560-2 chromosome 8, M.esculenta_v8, whole genome shotgun sequence genomic DNA:
- the LOC110621130 gene encoding acyl-coenzyme A oxidase 4, peroxisomal: MTVDASKNRDDHDESVKSSYFNLPPLDVSIAFPQATPASIFPPCASDYYHFDDLLTPEEQAIRMKVRQCMEKEVAPIMAEYWEKAKFPFHIIPKLGALHIAGGTIKGYGCPGLSLTASAVATAEVARVDASCSTFILVHSSLAMITIALCGSEVQKQKYLPSLAQLSTVACWALTEPDYGSDASSLKTTATKVEGGWILEGQKRWIGNSTFADVLVIFARNTSTNQINGYIVKKDALGLTATKIENKIGLRIVQNGDIQLRKVFVPDEDRLPGVNSFQDTNKVLAVSRVMVAWQPIGISMGVYDICHRYLKERKQFGAPLAAFQINQQKLVHMLGNVQAMLLVGWRLCKLYEKGKMTPGRASMAKAWITLRARETVAIGRELLGGNGILADFLVAKAFCDLEPIYTYEGTYDINSLVTGREVTGLPSFKPAAVSQRSRL, translated from the exons ATGACTGTGGACGCTTCTAAAAATCGAG ATGATCATGATGAAAGTGTGAAGagttcttattttaatttaccACCGCTGGATGTTTCCATTGCATTTCCTCAAGCAACTCCAGCATCCATATTTCCTCCCTGCG CTTCCGATTATTATCACTTTGATGACTTATTGACTCCTGAGGAGCAGGCTATCAGAATGAAAGTAAGACAGTGTATGGAGAAGGAAGTAGCACCTATAATGGCAGAG TACTGGGAGAAGGCAAAATTTCCCTTTCATATTATTCCCAAGCTTGGTGCCCTGCATATTGCTGGTGGCACAATCAAG GGTTATGGATGTCCCGGTTTATCTCTCACTGCAAGTGCTGTTGCTACGGCAGAAGTTGCTAGAGTTGATGCAAGTTGTTCTACCTTCATTTTGGTGCACTCATCTCTGGCGATGATTACCATAG CACTTTGTGGTTCAGAGGTACAGAAACAGAAATATTTGCCTTCTTTGGCTCAGTTAAGCACCGTAGCTTGTTGG GCTTTGACTGAGCCTGACTATGGAAGTGACGCAAGTTCTCTGAAAACTACAGCAACAAAG GTGGAAGGAGGTTGGATACTTGAGGGGCAAAAGCGATGGATAGGAAACAGCACCTTTGCAGATGTTTTAGTCATATTTGCCCGGAATACTTCAACAAATCAGATCAATGG ATACATAGTAAAGAAGGATGCACTGGGATTGACAGCcacaaaaatagaaaataaaattggcTTACGGATTGTGCAGAATGGCGATATTCAGTTAAGAAAAGTGTTTGTCCCTGATGAAGACAGGTTACCTGGGGTCAATTCCTTTCAAGATACAAATAAG GTTCTTGCGGTTTCACGTGTAATGGTTGCTTGGCAACCTATTGGCATATCAATGGGGGTCTATGACATTTGTCACAG GTATCTAAAAGAGAGGAAACAGTTTGGAGCACCATTGGCTGCTTTCCAAATCAACCAACAGAAACTAGTTCACATGCTTGGTAATGTTCAAGCAATGTTGCTAGTTGGTTGGCGCCTTTGCAAGTTGTATGAAAAGGGTAAAATGACTCCAGGTCGTGCCAGTATGGCAAAG GCATGGATTACTCTAAGAGCAAGGGAAACAGTTGCTATTGGGCGGGAGTTACTTGGAGGCAATGGCATTTTGGCTGATTTTCTAGTTGCTAAG GCATTCTGTGATTTGGAACCCATCTACACATATGAAGGAACCTACGACATAAACAGCTTGGTAACAGGTAGGGAAGTCACTGGATTACCCAGTTTTAAGCCAGCGGCAGTGAGCCAACGAAGCCGCCTTTAA
- the LOC110620585 gene encoding protein RESPONSE TO ABA AND SALT 1, with protein sequence MPNGSRTRTAGSGDPNDAAADSFYQFFEGWLVRQEHFLDELISVEQHCHESREEDLKDLINRVLFHYEQYYEEKSRIAQRNIFLVFSPYWFTPLESSFLWIAGFKPALAFRVINESVNDLSGEQSQRISRLIEETKVSERMMNDELARIHESIASPPLLDLARRKGRMDDVNEAGDQSAIETLGSTLESLVARADLLRTDTVSKLVEILNPVQNVKFLTAVTQLYLRIRNLGQRHGQSRRSK encoded by the coding sequence ATGCCAAACGGATCAAGAACACGAACAGCTGGAAGTGGTGATCCCAATGATGCAGCTGCTGACTCCTTCTATCAATTTTTTGAAGGATGGCTTGTGCGCCAGGAACACTTCCTCGACGAACTCATCTCCGTTGAGCAACATTGCCACGAATCCCGAGAAGAGGATCTCAAAGACCTGATCAATCGAGTCCTATTCCATTACGAACAGTACTATGAAGAAAAATCTCGAATCGCTCAACGGAATATCTTCCTCGTCTTTTCTCCCTATTGGTTCACCCCTTTGGAGAGCAGCTTCCTTTGGATCGCGGGATTCAAGCCTGCACTCGCTTTTCGTGTAATCAATGAGTCGGTCAACGATTTATCTGGAGAACAGAGTCAAAGGATAAGTAGGTTAATTGAGGAAACCAAAGTGAGTGAGAGAATGATGAATGACGAATTGGCGAGAATTCACGAGAGCATAGCGTCACCGCCGTTGCTTGATTTGGCGAGGCGGAAAGGACGGATGGATGATGTCAACGAAGCCGGGGATCAGTCAGCGATCGAGACGCTTGGTTCGACCTTGGAGTCGCTGGTGGCTAGGGCGGATTTATTGAGGACTGACACGGTGTCCAAATTGGTGGAGATACTAAATCCAGTACAAAATGTTAAATTCCTGACGGCAGTGACTCAACTTTACCTCAGGATCCGGAATTTGGGGCAGAGGCATGGCCAGAGTCGGAGATCAAAATGA